A single window of Priestia filamentosa DNA harbors:
- the fmt gene encoding methionyl-tRNA formyltransferase has translation MTKVVFMGTPDFSVPVLKTLIEEKYNVVAVVTQPDRPKGRKRVLTPPPVKVEAEKHGIPVLQPEKISGEEEYKKVLSYEPDLIVTAAFGQILPSSILDAPKYGCINVHASLLPELRGGAPIHYAILQGKKKTGVTIMYMVPKLDAGDILTKVEVAIEEKDHVGTLHDKLSEAGASLLKETIPQLLNGELTPIAQDDSQATFASNIKREQEKIVWTKDGEEIYNHIRGLHPWPVAYTTLHGDVLKVWWGEKVESEKNEAPGTVIKIEKDGFIVATGNSTAIKITELQPAGKKRMTAAQVLQGSLIETGIKLGDDYE, from the coding sequence TTGACAAAAGTCGTATTTATGGGCACACCGGATTTTTCAGTGCCGGTATTAAAAACATTAATAGAAGAAAAATATAACGTTGTAGCGGTTGTAACACAGCCTGATCGACCAAAAGGGAGAAAGCGTGTTTTAACGCCACCTCCTGTAAAAGTAGAGGCAGAAAAACACGGTATTCCAGTGCTTCAACCCGAAAAGATTAGCGGTGAAGAAGAATACAAGAAAGTACTTTCGTATGAACCAGATTTAATTGTAACAGCAGCATTTGGCCAAATCTTGCCTTCTTCAATTTTAGATGCGCCAAAGTATGGCTGCATTAATGTACATGCTTCACTTTTACCAGAGCTGCGTGGTGGAGCGCCAATTCATTATGCTATTCTTCAAGGGAAAAAGAAGACTGGTGTAACAATTATGTATATGGTGCCAAAGCTTGATGCAGGAGATATCTTAACAAAAGTGGAAGTAGCCATTGAAGAAAAAGACCATGTTGGCACACTTCATGACAAATTGAGTGAAGCAGGAGCATCTCTTTTAAAGGAAACTATTCCACAGCTTTTAAACGGGGAATTAACACCTATTGCTCAAGACGACAGCCAAGCAACATTTGCTTCAAATATTAAGCGAGAGCAGGAAAAAATCGTCTGGACAAAAGACGGGGAAGAAATTTATAACCATATTCGCGGTTTACATCCTTGGCCTGTTGCTTATACAACGCTACATGGTGACGTGTTAAAAGTGTGGTGGGGAGAAAAAGTGGAGTCAGAGAAAAACGAAGCTCCTGGTACGGTTATTAAAATTGAAAAAGACGGTTTTATTGTAGCGACAGGAAACAGTACAGCTATTAAAATAACAGAACTTCAGCCTGCAGGGAAAAAACGTATGACGGCTGCTCAAGTTCTTCAAGGATCACTAATTGAGACTGGAATAAAGCTAGGGGACGATTATGAGTAA